In Eleutherodactylus coqui strain aEleCoq1 chromosome 11, aEleCoq1.hap1, whole genome shotgun sequence, a single window of DNA contains:
- the PSMD7 gene encoding 26S proteasome non-ATPase regulatory subunit 7: protein MPELAVDKVVVHPLVLLSVVDHFNRIGKVGNQKRVVGVLLGSWHKKILDVSNSFAVPFDEDDKDDSVWFLDHDYLENMYGMFKKVNARERIVGWYHTGPKLHKNDIAINELMKRYCPNSVLVIIDVKPKDLGLPTEAYISVEEVHDDGTPTSKTFEHVTSEIGAEEAEEVGVEHLLRDIKDTTVGTLSQRITNQVHGLKGLNSKLLDIRSYLEKVSSGKLPINHQIIYQLQDVFNLLPDVNLQEFVKAFYLKTNDQMLVVYLASLIRSVVALHNLINNKIANRDAEKKEGQEKEESKKERKDEKEKEKTDTKKEEKKEKK from the exons ATGCCGGAGCTGGCGGTAGACAAGGTGGTGGTGCACCCGCTGGTGCTGCTCAGTGTGGTGGATCACTTTAACAG aATTGGAAAAGTCGGAAACCAGAAACGAGTGGTCGGCGTCCTGTTGGGGTCTTGGCACAAAAAGATCTTAGATGTTTCCAACAGTTTTGCTG TACCATTTGATGAAGATGATAAAGACGACTCTGTCTGGTTTCTGGACCACGACTATCTGGAGAACATGTATGGCATGTTCAAAAAAGTTAATG CTCGAGAACGGATAGTTGGCTGGTACCATACGGGGCCCAAGCTGCACAAGAACGACATCGCAATCAACGAGCTGATGAAGAGATACTGCCCAAACTCA GTTCTCGTCATCATTGATGTGAAGCCCAAAGACCTGGGTCTCCCCACCGAGGCGTATATCTCAGTGGAGGAAGTTCATGAT GATGGCACTCCAACATCTAAGACATTTGAGCATGTGACCAGTGAAATTGGAGCCGAGGAGGCGGAAGAAGTTGGTGTGGAGCACTTGTTACG GGACATCAAAGACACTACAGTGGGGACCCTGTCGCAGCGTATCACAAACCAGGTACATGGGCTGAAAGGACTGAACTCCAAACTGCTAGATATCAGGAGTTACCTGGAGAAGGTGTCCAGCGGGAAGTTGCCCATCAACCACCAGATCATCTACCAACTCCAAGACGTCTTCAACCTGCTGCCAGACGTAAACCTGCAGGAGTTCGTCAAGGCCTTCTACCTAAAGACTAACGACCAGATGCTGGTAGTGTATCTGGCCTCTCTCATCCGCTCCGTGGTCGCCCTTCACAATCTCATCAACAACAAGATCGCCAACAGAGACGCCGAGAAGAaggaagggcaggagaaggaggagagcaAAAAGGAGAGGAAAGAtgagaaggagaaagaaaagaCCGACACAAAGAAAgaggagaaaaaggaaaagaaatga